Part of the Catalinimonas alkaloidigena genome is shown below.
ATAGTCAGCCTAAGAAAGAACTGGCTCTGGATGGAGTTAATCTCTTGCCCTTCCTAAAAGATACAGACAAAGAGGCTCCCCATGATATACTCTTTTGGCGTTCAGTAGGTGGATTTGAATATGCAGTAAGGCAGGGAAAATACAAACTTTATATGAGCAGCTACAAAGACCGCACACTATTGTATAATCTGGATCAGGACCCTTTTGAGCATCAGGATGTTGCCAGCCAGCATCCCGAGATCATAGCTGAACTGGAAAAGAAATATGAGGCCTGGAATAGTGAGATGCTAGCCCCTCAGTGGTTAGACCCTCATCCGGAAAATGTGGAGAAAGAAGCGGAGCGCTGGAGACAAACCAGAGAAAAGGCCTTACCTCCTTCACCCAGAAAATAGCAAGAAGTAACAGTTTATCTGCTGCGCAAAGCTTTGACTGGAATGTGATGGCAGACTGCATTATGTTAGAACAATAATCACAACTCATCAATACACATAGAACTACTCAAACACACATGTCAACCTACATCAATTACAAACTGGGCAACTTACTACTTAGCCTGGGCTTCGTCCTTTGTTTATTCTCTTGCCAGACGCCGGAGAAAACGAGTATGGAACAAGCATCTGCTAAACCCAATGTTCTGTTCATCATGTCGGATGACCATACCACCCAGGCATTTGGTGTGTATGGCAGCCGTCTGGCTTCACTCAACCCCACCCCTGTGCTGGACGAGTTAGGAAAGCAGGGGATGGTATTTGATCAGGTATTTTGTAATAACTCTATCTGTACGCCCAGCCGCGCCAGCATCATGACCGGCCAGTATCCGCAAACCAATGGTGTATTGGATCTGGATGGCAGCCTGCCCGTAGAAAAGCAGTATCTACCCACTGAGATGAAAAAGCTGGGTTACCAAACGGCTATCATCGGTAAATGGCACCTTAAGGAAGAACCCGCCGCTTTTGACCATTATGAAGTACTGCCGGTACAGGGCAAGTATTTTGATCCTGAGTTCAGAAAACAGGGAGAAGGTAGCTGGCCCGATAACCTGGTGCAGTATGAAGGACATTCTTCCGATATCATTACCGACCTGAGCATAGAATGGCTTAAGAACCAACGCAAGGCAGATCAGCCCTTTTTTCTGATGCATCACTACAAAGCTCCGCATGATGATTTTGAGTTTGCTCCGCGCTATGCGGACTATCTGGAAGATACGCAAATTCCTGAGCCTGGCAGCCTGTACGAGCAGCCTGATTTCGGGTCTGAGGCTACCCGGGGGAAGAATGATAGTCTAATTCACCGTATAGGAACTTCAGTTTCCAACCGCCACCCTTATCGTAGTTATGTAGAACAATATGAAATTAGTAATCCCGAGACGAAGGAGGCGACCAGCAAAGCCTATCAGGAGTACCTCAAACGCTATTTACGCTGTGTGAAGGGTGTAGATGATAACCTGGGAAGATTATTTGACTATCTCAAAGAAAATGGCCTTTGGGAGAATACCATCATCATTTATACCGGGGACCAGGGCTTTATGCTGGGCGAACATGATTATATGGATAAGCGCTGGATGTACGATGAATCTATGCGTATGCCTTTTATCATGCACTATCCTCCTATGATTGAAGCTGGTAGTCGTAGTCAGGCTATCATCAATAACACTGATTTTGCCCCTACCATGCTTGCCCTTGCCGGAGGAGAGAAGCCCGGCTATATGCAGGGTAATAGTTTTGCCAGTGTGCTGGAAGGTAATGATGAGGGATTTGATCAGCAATCCACCTATTATCGCTACTGGATGCACCTGATGCACCATGATGTGCCGGCAAATTTTGGCATCAGAACAAAAGACTATAAGCTCATATTTTACTATGGTCTGCCAAGTGATATGAACACCATAGGCAAAAAAGCTATGGGCTGGCAAGACGAATCCTATACAATAGAACAGACCCCTGCGGCCTGGGAGTTTTACGATTTAAGCAAAGATCCAGAAGAGCTACACAACCGTTACAATGACCCTGCCTATCAGGAGACTATAGCAAAATTGAAAGAACAGTTACGCCAGAAGCGTGAAGCGCTGAACGAAACAGATGAAAACTTTCCTCACATTCAGGAAGTCATAGAGGCGCATTTGAACGACTAACCATATTTTTGAAAGTAGAATTGAAGCGCAAA
Proteins encoded:
- a CDS encoding sulfatase codes for the protein MSTYINYKLGNLLLSLGFVLCLFSCQTPEKTSMEQASAKPNVLFIMSDDHTTQAFGVYGSRLASLNPTPVLDELGKQGMVFDQVFCNNSICTPSRASIMTGQYPQTNGVLDLDGSLPVEKQYLPTEMKKLGYQTAIIGKWHLKEEPAAFDHYEVLPVQGKYFDPEFRKQGEGSWPDNLVQYEGHSSDIITDLSIEWLKNQRKADQPFFLMHHYKAPHDDFEFAPRYADYLEDTQIPEPGSLYEQPDFGSEATRGKNDSLIHRIGTSVSNRHPYRSYVEQYEISNPETKEATSKAYQEYLKRYLRCVKGVDDNLGRLFDYLKENGLWENTIIIYTGDQGFMLGEHDYMDKRWMYDESMRMPFIMHYPPMIEAGSRSQAIINNTDFAPTMLALAGGEKPGYMQGNSFASVLEGNDEGFDQQSTYYRYWMHLMHHDVPANFGIRTKDYKLIFYYGLPSDMNTIGKKAMGWQDESYTIEQTPAAWEFYDLSKDPEELHNRYNDPAYQETIAKLKEQLRQKREALNETDENFPHIQEVIEAHLND